One genomic segment of Lysobacter sp. 5GHs7-4 includes these proteins:
- a CDS encoding non-ribosomal peptide synthetase/type I polyketide synthase, translated as MGKNELSDDSSQYRPLACIPQLVEQQAAAQPDAIAVSCDGASLSYRELNRRANQLAHRLRSLGVGPETLVAIGLERSLDMVVGLLGILKSGGAYLPVDASYPRDRVQFMFEDARPAVLLTSTRQRDALPATGIATLILDSDWAEFAAEPTHDPEPLAQLENLAYVIYTSGSTGTPKGCQVTHANVARLFVATQPWFGFGRDDVWTFFHSHAFDFSVWEIWGALIYGGRVVVVPFLASRSPEAFHALLLRERVTVLNQTPSAFRGLIHADLASASGPSELALRYVVFGGEALELQMLRPWFERHGDRSPRLINMYGITETTVHVTYRPIALADVERNAGSVIGDPIPDLRLYVLDPELVPVAVGEVGEIHVAGAGVSRGYLNRPDLTAERFFHWRSPQGQSVRLYKTGDLARSLVDGDLEYLGRSDHQVKIRGFRIETGEIESVLARHPSVRACAVIALDDRASGEARLVAYIVPADAHASHASLRDHLATVLPDYMVPSAFVELQALPLTENGKLDRRALPAPTRQRPELAHAFEPAVGALEAALCAAFGDILAVDDVGRNDNFFELGGDSLLAARLLQRLQQAGAHASAIPTAQLFRYPTPATLADSLEGRGAAGIDPARYASAHRKQGGGTVAEPIAIVAMSGRFPGATDVEAFWRNLCDGRDSITVFGPEDLDPAVAARDRDDPAYVPARGVIDGVERFDAAFFGIGPKEAELMDPQHRIFLELAWECLERGGHVPDASSAPVGVFGGMFNASYFQRHVSAHPDLVDKVGAFQVMLNNEKDFVATRVAHKLNLTGPAVSVHTACSTSLVAICQAVDSLTLGHCDMALAGGVAVTCPPRSGYFYQEGSMLSPDGHTRPFDASAQGTVFSDGAAIVLLKRLSDALADGNPIFAVIRGSAVNNDGAGKASFTAPSSEGQAAVISMAHDRAHVDPRSIGYVETHGTATPVGDPIEIEGLTRAFRRGTQECGFCRIGSVKSNVGHLVIAAGAAGVIKTALALAEQRIPATAHFKSPNPAIDFSGSPFVVNDALTDWPATDVPRRAGVSSFGVGGTNAHVVLEEAPTRPVSDPAHGPQLLALSARTPAALARAATRLADHLDSDATINLADVAWTLAVGRKAFAHRIAVVADDVAGAVAQLRSPEIAAAAARGQPVRQGEVVFLFPGQGATYPGMGRGLYGTEPAFQAAFDDCADALLAELGFDLRERVFSDDPEALLPTAIMQPATFAIEYAIAQLWMSHGIAPKAMIGHSIGEFVAATLAGVFTLPDALKLVARRGALMQAQPAGGMLSVRLALDELLAAMPADLSLAAENAPGSAVVSGSLEAVARFQAELEAQGVACRALRTSHAFHSQMMEPVVAPFRAEVAALKLSSPLIPIVSTATGDWLEAQSARSPDYWASHLREPVRYAKALAKVLETPARVLLEAGPRATLSTLSRQQPAMLKQQATAVPSLADDPALEAASILSAAGQLWCRGTPLDIAAFDRRHSRRRVLLPTYPFERQRYWVEAAASPGVVQLPDAGVAPAVASAPAPAPEDAAVSAAVAAPDRRTRLVARLSDIFEDVVGLDLSEVDDEANFMALGLDSLMLTQVALRLQKTFSVKLTFRQLMSECSSLRSLATMLDAQLPPEPAGVPVSTAVAYGPESAEDPARRLPEQQKPPLQQPLVGLDPSKDAAACAASGNDATELVHAGYDLSIDGALVRVAPTTEPQREIWLADQLGRDASLAFNLSVSLRFQGGLNLEFMRDALQELVDRHESLRASIGPDGESFRVLQRCAVPLSIKDLSSLVPADRRDAVDESIRITVETPFDLAQAPLFRAELLRLAEDDHLLLLTAHHIVCDGWSWWAIVRELGALYGKRFENAASTLPDASSFVAYAVAEAGHQNDAAHAADEAYWLSRFAAGTPVLELPTDRPRPPIRSFASARLDHVLDAGLLDGLRRLGAARGVGMFATLLAGFSALLSRLSSQSDVVVGIPAAGQAICGADHLVGHCVNLLPLRFELDSANSFADAIDGAQAMLLDALEHQRYTFGTLLKKLRIRRDPARIPLVSVLFNLDQAMDQECTAFHGVSMEFDSNPRSFETFELFVNAVQVHGQLRLECQYNRDLFDAATIRRWLCAYEALLRAAVERETAGFASLPLVDAVARQELSSLQPVAVAYDRECRMHEYFEAQCDRALGGVALHAGRASVSYAELEARANRVAHALRSHGVRRGALVGLALDRGPDMLAALLGILKAGAGYVPLDPQFPPERLAYMAADAGLALLLTTREHAANFDLRGRPVLLFDEPAPELATAATTRLGRDEHAAQPEDPAYVIYTSGSTGRPKGVVVPHRAVSNFLDSMRREPGLVAQDRLLALTTLSFDIAVLELLLPLAVGAQIVLADRETAGDGAALRRLLESSGATVMQGTPSSWRLLIDAGWHGGREFKALCGGEPMAVDLATSLLSRCGSLWNVYGPTETTVWSTCARIVPADDGQAPDIHIGRPIGNTSVWILDAHGELCPLGVPGEICIGGEGVTKGYLERPELTAERFVADGYTATAASTPGRDVAALLYRTGDRGRWRADGNLEHMGRLDHQVKVRGYRIELGEIETNLATREEVARALVIVREDRANDQRLVAYLVAAPGASIDEAALRAHLRGLLPAYMLPQHFVVLEEIPLLPNGKIDRNALLPPVAKEEAVAPSPSATGAAADPRVRYLSQIWSEFLGLPAGPDDNFFELGGHSMLAVQMANRVELDTGRRIKLIRLGVETLAQVAADLPVPTDGAIPAGGVGGRISNGLRRLFGLHQGSRP; from the coding sequence ATGGGTAAGAACGAACTATCCGATGATTCTTCGCAGTACCGCCCGCTCGCCTGCATACCGCAACTGGTCGAACAGCAGGCGGCCGCGCAGCCGGATGCGATCGCCGTCAGCTGCGACGGCGCCAGCCTGAGCTATCGCGAGCTGAACCGTCGTGCCAACCAGCTCGCCCATCGCCTGCGTTCGCTTGGGGTGGGGCCGGAGACCTTGGTGGCGATCGGTTTGGAACGCTCCTTGGATATGGTGGTTGGGTTGCTCGGCATCCTGAAGTCGGGCGGCGCCTACCTGCCCGTCGATGCCTCCTATCCGCGCGATCGCGTGCAGTTCATGTTCGAGGACGCGCGTCCCGCCGTCTTGCTGACATCGACGCGGCAGCGCGACGCCTTGCCCGCGACCGGCATAGCGACCTTGATCCTGGACAGCGACTGGGCCGAGTTCGCCGCGGAGCCGACGCACGATCCCGAGCCGCTGGCGCAGCTCGAAAATCTGGCCTATGTCATCTACACCTCCGGCTCGACGGGAACGCCCAAGGGTTGCCAAGTCACCCATGCCAACGTCGCGCGACTGTTCGTCGCGACCCAGCCCTGGTTCGGCTTCGGCCGCGACGATGTGTGGACCTTCTTCCATTCGCATGCCTTCGATTTCTCGGTGTGGGAGATATGGGGCGCCCTGATCTACGGCGGTCGCGTCGTGGTCGTGCCGTTTCTGGCCAGTCGCTCGCCGGAAGCGTTCCACGCGCTGCTGCTGCGCGAGCGGGTGACCGTGCTCAATCAGACGCCGTCGGCGTTTCGCGGGCTCATCCACGCCGACCTCGCGTCCGCCAGCGGCCCCTCGGAGCTGGCGCTGCGCTACGTGGTGTTCGGCGGCGAAGCCCTGGAACTGCAGATGCTGCGCCCGTGGTTCGAGCGTCACGGCGACCGATCGCCGCGGCTGATCAACATGTACGGCATTACCGAAACCACGGTCCATGTCACCTACCGGCCGATCGCGCTCGCGGACGTGGAGCGCAACGCGGGCAGCGTGATCGGCGACCCCATCCCCGACCTGCGCCTGTATGTGCTCGATCCCGAACTCGTGCCGGTCGCGGTCGGGGAAGTCGGCGAGATCCACGTTGCGGGCGCCGGGGTGAGCCGCGGCTATCTCAATCGCCCCGATCTGACCGCCGAACGGTTCTTCCACTGGCGCTCGCCCCAAGGGCAGAGCGTGCGTCTCTACAAGACCGGCGACCTTGCCCGTTCGCTGGTCGATGGCGATCTGGAATACCTCGGCCGCAGCGATCACCAGGTCAAGATCCGCGGCTTTCGCATCGAGACCGGCGAAATCGAGAGCGTGCTGGCGAGGCACCCGTCCGTCCGGGCCTGCGCCGTGATCGCTCTCGACGACCGCGCCAGCGGCGAGGCGCGGCTGGTCGCCTACATCGTTCCAGCCGACGCGCACGCTTCCCACGCGTCCTTGCGCGACCATCTCGCGACGGTCCTGCCGGACTACATGGTCCCTAGCGCGTTCGTCGAACTGCAGGCGCTGCCGTTGACCGAAAACGGCAAGCTCGACCGTCGCGCGCTGCCGGCCCCGACCCGGCAGCGGCCCGAACTCGCCCATGCGTTCGAGCCGGCGGTCGGTGCGCTCGAGGCCGCGCTGTGCGCCGCGTTCGGCGACATCCTCGCGGTCGACGACGTCGGGCGGAACGACAACTTCTTCGAACTCGGCGGCGATTCATTGCTGGCGGCAAGGCTGCTGCAACGGCTCCAGCAAGCCGGAGCGCACGCCAGCGCCATTCCGACCGCGCAACTGTTCCGCTATCCGACGCCGGCGACGCTGGCCGACTCGCTCGAAGGCCGCGGCGCTGCGGGGATCGATCCGGCACGTTATGCGTCGGCGCATCGGAAGCAAGGCGGCGGGACCGTCGCCGAGCCCATCGCCATCGTCGCCATGTCGGGGCGCTTTCCGGGCGCTACGGATGTCGAGGCGTTCTGGCGCAACCTCTGCGACGGACGCGATTCGATCACGGTGTTCGGCCCGGAGGATCTGGATCCCGCCGTCGCTGCGCGCGATCGCGACGATCCGGCGTATGTGCCCGCGCGCGGCGTGATCGACGGCGTCGAGCGGTTCGACGCGGCGTTCTTCGGCATCGGTCCGAAGGAAGCCGAGCTGATGGACCCGCAACACAGGATCTTCCTGGAACTCGCTTGGGAGTGCCTGGAGCGCGGCGGCCACGTGCCCGACGCCAGCTCGGCCCCGGTAGGCGTGTTCGGCGGCATGTTCAATGCCAGCTATTTCCAGCGGCATGTGTCCGCGCACCCGGACCTGGTCGACAAGGTCGGCGCGTTCCAGGTGATGTTGAACAACGAGAAGGACTTCGTCGCCACCCGGGTGGCGCATAAGCTCAATCTGACCGGCCCGGCGGTCAGCGTGCATACGGCGTGTTCGACATCGCTGGTGGCGATCTGCCAAGCCGTCGACAGCCTGACGCTCGGCCATTGCGACATGGCCCTGGCCGGCGGCGTCGCCGTCACTTGCCCGCCGCGCAGCGGCTACTTCTATCAGGAAGGATCGATGTTGTCGCCCGACGGCCACACCCGGCCGTTCGATGCGAGCGCGCAGGGCACCGTGTTCAGCGATGGCGCGGCGATCGTGCTGCTCAAGCGCCTGTCCGATGCCTTGGCGGACGGCAACCCGATATTCGCGGTGATTCGCGGCAGCGCGGTCAACAACGACGGCGCCGGCAAAGCCAGTTTCACCGCCCCCAGCAGCGAAGGCCAGGCGGCGGTCATTTCCATGGCCCACGATCGCGCGCACGTGGATCCGCGCAGCATCGGCTACGTCGAGACCCACGGTACCGCCACGCCGGTAGGCGATCCGATCGAGATCGAGGGCCTGACGCGCGCATTCCGCAGGGGCACGCAGGAATGCGGCTTCTGCAGGATCGGCTCGGTGAAGAGCAACGTCGGTCACCTGGTCATAGCCGCGGGCGCGGCCGGCGTGATCAAGACCGCGCTGGCATTGGCCGAACAGCGCATTCCGGCAACCGCGCATTTCAAATCGCCGAACCCGGCCATCGATTTTTCCGGGTCGCCGTTCGTAGTCAACGACGCGCTGACGGACTGGCCCGCCACGGACGTCCCGCGTCGAGCGGGCGTGAGTTCGTTCGGCGTGGGAGGCACCAATGCGCACGTCGTGCTGGAGGAGGCGCCGACGCGGCCGGTCTCGGACCCGGCGCATGGGCCGCAATTGCTGGCGCTGTCCGCGCGCACGCCGGCGGCGCTCGCGCGCGCGGCGACGCGCCTGGCCGACCATCTGGATTCGGATGCGACCATCAACCTGGCCGATGTGGCGTGGACGCTGGCCGTGGGCCGCAAGGCGTTCGCACATCGCATCGCCGTCGTCGCCGACGACGTCGCCGGTGCGGTCGCGCAGCTGCGCAGTCCGGAAATCGCAGCGGCTGCGGCACGCGGCCAGCCGGTACGGCAGGGCGAGGTGGTGTTCCTGTTTCCCGGACAGGGCGCGACCTACCCGGGCATGGGGCGTGGCCTGTACGGCACCGAGCCGGCCTTCCAGGCAGCGTTCGACGATTGCGCCGATGCGCTGCTCGCCGAACTCGGCTTCGACCTGCGCGAACGCGTTTTCTCGGACGACCCGGAAGCGCTGCTTCCCACCGCGATCATGCAGCCGGCGACGTTCGCGATCGAGTACGCGATCGCGCAACTGTGGATGAGTCACGGCATCGCGCCGAAGGCGATGATCGGACACAGCATCGGCGAATTCGTCGCCGCGACGCTGGCCGGCGTGTTCACCTTGCCCGACGCGCTGAAGCTGGTTGCGCGGCGCGGCGCGCTGATGCAGGCGCAGCCGGCCGGCGGCATGCTGTCGGTACGGCTGGCGTTGGACGAACTGCTGGCCGCAATGCCAGCGGACCTGTCGCTGGCCGCCGAGAACGCGCCGGGCAGCGCCGTCGTATCGGGCAGCTTGGAGGCGGTTGCGCGCTTCCAGGCCGAACTCGAGGCCCAGGGCGTTGCATGCCGCGCGCTGCGTACCTCGCACGCCTTCCATTCGCAGATGATGGAGCCGGTGGTGGCGCCGTTCCGTGCCGAGGTGGCCGCGCTGAAACTGTCCTCGCCCCTGATTCCCATCGTTTCGACCGCGACCGGGGATTGGCTGGAGGCACAGTCGGCGAGATCTCCCGACTACTGGGCCTCGCACCTGCGCGAACCCGTGCGCTACGCGAAAGCGCTAGCCAAGGTGCTGGAAACACCGGCGCGGGTGCTGCTCGAAGCGGGCCCGCGCGCCACCCTGAGCACGCTGTCGCGTCAGCAGCCTGCGATGCTGAAACAGCAGGCCACGGCGGTGCCGTCGCTTGCCGACGACCCTGCGCTCGAAGCTGCCAGCATCCTGTCCGCCGCGGGTCAGCTGTGGTGCCGCGGCACGCCGCTCGACATCGCCGCGTTCGACCGTCGCCACTCGCGTCGGCGCGTATTGCTGCCTACCTATCCGTTCGAACGTCAGCGCTACTGGGTCGAGGCTGCGGCCAGCCCGGGCGTCGTCCAACTCCCCGACGCGGGTGTTGCGCCTGCGGTTGCGTCGGCGCCCGCACCCGCTCCCGAGGATGCGGCCGTGTCGGCCGCCGTGGCGGCGCCGGATCGGCGGACGAGGCTGGTCGCGCGGCTTTCGGACATCTTCGAGGACGTGGTCGGCTTGGACCTGTCCGAAGTCGACGACGAAGCCAATTTCATGGCGCTGGGCTTGGACAGTCTGATGCTGACCCAGGTGGCGCTGCGCCTGCAGAAGACATTCTCGGTCAAGCTGACGTTCCGGCAACTGATGAGCGAGTGCAGCAGCCTGCGAAGCCTCGCGACCATGCTGGATGCGCAACTGCCGCCGGAGCCCGCGGGCGTGCCGGTGTCGACGGCCGTGGCATACGGGCCGGAGAGCGCGGAAGACCCGGCGCGCCGTCTGCCGGAACAACAGAAGCCGCCGCTGCAGCAACCGCTTGTCGGGCTCGATCCGTCGAAGGACGCAGCGGCATGCGCGGCGTCCGGCAACGACGCCACCGAGCTCGTGCATGCCGGCTACGACCTGTCCATAGACGGCGCCCTCGTGCGCGTCGCGCCGACCACGGAGCCGCAGCGCGAGATTTGGCTCGCCGATCAGCTCGGGCGGGATGCGTCGCTGGCCTTCAATCTGTCAGTGTCGCTGCGGTTCCAGGGCGGGTTGAACCTGGAGTTCATGCGCGACGCACTGCAGGAGCTGGTGGATCGGCACGAGTCGCTACGCGCCAGCATCGGCCCGGATGGCGAGAGCTTCCGTGTCCTGCAACGGTGCGCCGTTCCGCTGTCGATCAAGGATCTTTCGTCGTTGGTTCCCGCCGACAGGCGGGACGCCGTCGACGAGAGCATCCGGATCACCGTGGAAACGCCCTTCGATCTCGCCCAGGCGCCGCTGTTTCGCGCCGAGCTTCTGCGCCTGGCGGAAGACGACCATCTGTTGTTGCTGACGGCGCACCACATCGTCTGCGACGGGTGGTCGTGGTGGGCCATCGTGCGCGAGCTCGGCGCGCTGTACGGAAAGCGCTTCGAAAACGCGGCCTCGACACTGCCTGACGCATCCTCGTTCGTCGCCTACGCAGTGGCGGAAGCCGGGCATCAGAACGACGCGGCCCATGCGGCCGACGAGGCGTACTGGCTCTCGCGTTTCGCCGCCGGCACGCCCGTATTGGAGCTTCCTACCGATCGGCCGCGGCCGCCGATCCGGAGCTTCGCCTCGGCGCGCCTGGATCACGTGCTCGACGCCGGCTTACTGGATGGCCTGCGCCGGCTGGGCGCGGCTCGCGGCGTCGGTATGTTCGCCACGCTGCTGGCGGGGTTTTCGGCGTTGCTGTCGCGTCTGTCGTCGCAGTCGGACGTGGTGGTCGGGATTCCCGCGGCGGGGCAGGCGATCTGCGGCGCCGACCACCTGGTGGGCCACTGCGTCAATCTGCTGCCGCTGCGCTTCGAGCTGGATTCGGCGAACTCGTTCGCAGACGCGATCGACGGCGCGCAGGCGATGCTGCTCGATGCGCTGGAGCACCAGCGCTACACCTTCGGCACGCTGCTGAAGAAGTTGCGGATACGGCGCGATCCCGCGCGGATACCGCTGGTGAGCGTGCTGTTCAACCTCGACCAGGCCATGGATCAGGAATGCACCGCGTTTCACGGCGTGTCCATGGAGTTCGATAGCAATCCACGCAGCTTCGAGACGTTCGAGCTGTTCGTGAACGCGGTACAGGTTCACGGCCAGCTGCGGCTGGAATGCCAGTACAACCGCGACCTGTTCGATGCCGCCACCATCCGGCGCTGGCTGTGCGCCTATGAAGCCTTGCTGCGCGCCGCGGTAGAGCGCGAGACGGCGGGCTTCGCGAGCCTGCCGCTGGTCGATGCGGTTGCGCGGCAGGAGCTGTCGTCGTTGCAGCCGGTTGCGGTCGCCTACGACCGCGAATGCAGGATGCACGAGTATTTCGAGGCCCAGTGCGACCGTGCGCTGGGCGGTGTCGCGCTGCACGCAGGTCGGGCGTCGGTGAGCTACGCCGAGTTGGAGGCCCGCGCCAACCGCGTTGCCCATGCGTTGCGCAGCCACGGCGTCCGCCGCGGCGCCTTGGTGGGCCTGGCGCTCGATCGCGGTCCCGACATGCTGGCCGCGCTGCTGGGCATACTCAAGGCAGGCGCGGGCTACGTGCCGCTGGACCCGCAATTCCCGCCGGAACGCCTGGCCTACATGGCCGCCGATGCCGGACTGGCCCTGCTGCTGACCACGCGCGAGCATGCCGCGAACTTCGATCTGCGCGGCAGACCGGTGCTGTTGTTCGACGAACCCGCGCCCGAGCTTGCGACAGCTGCGACGACGCGGCTTGGCCGCGACGAACACGCCGCGCAGCCCGAGGATCCGGCCTACGTGATCTACACGTCGGGGTCCACGGGCCGCCCCAAGGGCGTCGTCGTGCCGCATCGGGCCGTGTCCAACTTCCTCGACAGCATGCGCCGCGAGCCGGGGCTGGTCGCGCAGGACCGGCTGCTGGCGCTGACCACGCTGTCGTTCGACATCGCGGTGTTGGAATTGCTGCTGCCGTTGGCGGTCGGCGCGCAGATCGTGCTTGCGGATCGCGAAACCGCCGGCGACGGAGCCGCGTTGCGCAGGCTGCTGGAAAGCAGCGGCGCGACGGTGATGCAGGGCACGCCCTCGAGCTGGCGCCTGCTGATCGATGCGGGCTGGCACGGAGGGCGCGAGTTCAAGGCCCTGTGCGGCGGCGAACCGATGGCCGTCGATCTGGCCACATCGCTGTTGTCGCGTTGCGGATCGCTGTGGAACGTCTATGGGCCCACCGAGACCACGGTGTGGTCGACCTGCGCGCGCATAGTCCCGGCTGACGATGGACAGGCGCCCGACATCCATATCGGCCGACCGATAGGCAACACCAGCGTGTGGATACTGGATGCGCACGGCGAGCTTTGCCCGCTCGGCGTGCCGGGTGAGATCTGCATAGGCGGCGAAGGCGTCACCAAGGGCTATCTGGAGCGGCCTGAGTTGACGGCCGAGCGCTTTGTGGCCGACGGCTACACGGCGACAGCCGCCAGCACGCCGGGGCGCGATGTCGCGGCTTTGCTCTACCGCACCGGGGATCGCGGCCGCTGGCGCGCGGACGGCAATCTCGAGCACATGGGCCGTCTCGATCACCAGGTCAAGGTGCGTGGCTATCGCATCGAACTGGGTGAGATCGAGACCAACCTCGCCACGCGCGAGGAGGTCGCCCGTGCGCTCGTGATCGTGCGCGAGGATCGCGCGAACGACCAGCGCCTGGTGGCCTATCTGGTCGCCGCGCCGGGCGCGAGCATCGACGAAGCGGCCTTGCGCGCGCATCTGCGCGGACTGCTGCCGGCCTACATGCTGCCGCAGCATTTCGTCGTGCTCGAAGAGATTCCGCTCTTGCCCAACGGCAAGATCGACCGGAACGCGCTGCTGCCGCCAGTCGCTAAAGAGGAGGCGGTTGCGCCTTCTCCGAGCGCGACTGGGGCGGCAGCCGACCCACGTGTCCGTTACCTGTCGCAGATCTGGTCCGAGTTCCTGGGCCTGCCTGCAGGCCCCGACGACAACTTCTTCGAACTGGGCGGCCACTCGATGCTTGCGGTACAGATGGCCAATCGCGTCGAGCTCGATACCGGCAGGCGGATCAAGTTGATCCGCCTGGGCGTGGAGACCCTGGCCCAGGTCGCCGCGGACCTGCCCGTTCCCACGGACGGCGCCATACCCGCAGGCGGCGTGGGCGGGCGCATCAGCAACGGTTTGCGACGCCTGTTCGGACTGCATCAGGGATCCCGCCCATGA
- a CDS encoding J domain-containing protein: MKADLTLLYSELGLRPNCSLEELQLAYRRRISELHPRRPGAKLPSQESAYLCDLIGLYTTATRFHRRYGRLPGEAPRRIGGGGPSQAGAPRTYAAYSPRPYESRPFDSRPVESRPSSDPSPPAPSRAALVLAVAVLILLFGLLALASGEWLR; the protein is encoded by the coding sequence ATGAAAGCCGACCTGACGCTGCTCTACTCCGAACTGGGGCTGAGGCCCAACTGCAGCCTGGAGGAACTTCAGCTTGCCTATCGCCGGCGGATTTCCGAGCTGCACCCCCGGCGCCCCGGAGCGAAGCTGCCATCGCAGGAATCGGCTTACCTGTGCGATCTGATCGGCCTTTACACCACGGCCACCCGCTTCCATCGCCGCTACGGGCGCCTGCCCGGGGAAGCCCCGCGCCGGATCGGCGGTGGCGGTCCATCGCAGGCCGGCGCGCCTCGGACCTATGCCGCCTACAGCCCACGCCCTTACGAGTCTCGCCCTTTCGACTCACGCCCTGTCGAGTCCCGCCCTTCCTCCGACCCTAGCCCGCCCGCGCCGTCGCGGGCCGCATTGGTACTGGCGGTCGCGGTCCTGATCCTCTTGTTCGGCCTGCTGGCGCTCGCCTCCGGGGAATGGCTGAGGTAG
- a CDS encoding TIGR03013 family XrtA/PEP-CTERM system glycosyltransferase has protein sequence MSIALASRKNRALLLLWLGETWLLILSVMVAAWLRFQDTSQSLFSFFQWAPVRAFVFAVFITVSMVAFGLYQVHVRHNRMEFFVRLLLSFASGGIVLLVLYYVAPAAYIGRGVLAMALVIGFVVVAALRMIVERVFKTDLFRRRVLVFGAGKNADLINTRLRRGSDRRSFVVVGFVPVPGQPVLVRENLLLSTDFALSEIAEWLHVYEIVVAPDERRGALPMEEMLTCAQRGVTVTDLSTFFEREAGMVKLNVADPSWLAFSGGFDHSMPRRLNKRFFDLAAACALLLVAWPFMLLVAACITLESRGPVLYRQTRIGENGRTFELIKFRSMRVDAESDGVARWATQNDDRTTRVGKIIRLSRLDELPQLFNILLGEMSFVGPRPERPKFVDMLNQEVRYYNVRHCVKPGLTGWAQLRYPYGASVQDAEEKLTFDLFYVKNHGLVFDLLILLQTVEVVLFRRGSR, from the coding sequence GTGAGCATCGCACTGGCCAGTCGCAAGAATCGCGCGTTGCTGCTGCTTTGGCTGGGCGAGACCTGGCTGCTGATCCTGTCGGTCATGGTGGCGGCATGGCTGCGCTTCCAGGACACATCGCAAAGTTTGTTCAGCTTCTTCCAATGGGCGCCCGTGCGCGCGTTCGTGTTCGCCGTCTTCATCACCGTGTCGATGGTGGCGTTCGGCTTGTATCAGGTGCACGTGCGCCACAACCGGATGGAGTTCTTCGTCAGGTTGCTGCTGTCCTTCGCATCCGGCGGCATCGTGTTGCTGGTGCTGTACTACGTGGCCCCCGCCGCCTATATCGGCCGCGGCGTGTTGGCGATGGCATTGGTGATCGGCTTCGTCGTGGTGGCCGCGCTGCGTATGATCGTCGAGCGGGTGTTCAAGACCGATTTGTTCAGGCGCCGGGTACTGGTGTTCGGCGCGGGCAAGAACGCCGATCTCATCAATACCCGCTTGCGGCGGGGATCCGACCGGAGATCCTTCGTGGTCGTGGGCTTCGTGCCGGTGCCGGGGCAGCCGGTACTGGTGCGCGAGAACCTGCTGCTGAGTACGGATTTCGCGTTGTCCGAAATCGCGGAGTGGCTGCACGTCTACGAGATCGTCGTTGCGCCCGACGAGCGACGCGGCGCGCTGCCGATGGAGGAGATGCTGACGTGCGCGCAGCGCGGAGTCACCGTGACCGATCTGTCGACGTTCTTCGAACGCGAGGCCGGCATGGTGAAACTGAACGTGGCGGACCCGTCGTGGCTCGCGTTTTCGGGCGGCTTCGACCACTCGATGCCGCGCCGCCTCAACAAGCGCTTCTTCGACCTGGCCGCGGCTTGCGCGCTGTTGCTGGTCGCCTGGCCCTTCATGCTGCTGGTCGCGGCATGCATCACGCTGGAGTCGCGCGGTCCGGTCCTGTATCGGCAAACGCGGATCGGTGAGAACGGACGCACGTTCGAGCTGATCAAGTTCCGCAGCATGCGCGTGGATGCGGAATCCGACGGTGTGGCGAGGTGGGCTACCCAGAACGACGATCGCACCACCCGGGTCGGCAAGATCATCCGCCTGTCGCGCCTCGACGAGCTTCCGCAATTGTTCAATATCCTGCTGGGGGAGATGAGCTTCGTCGGCCCGCGGCCTGAGCGGCCGAAGTTCGTCGACATGCTCAACCAGGAAGTGCGCTACTACAACGTCCGCCATTGCGTGAAACCCGGCCTGACCGGCTGGGCGCAACTGCGCTATCCCTACGGCGCGTCCGTGCAGGATGCCGAGGAGAAGCTCACGTTCGATCTGTTCTACGTGAAGAACCACGGGCTGGTATTCGACCTGCTGATCCTGCTGCAGACGGTCGAGGTGGTTCTGTTCCGCCGCGGTTCGCGCTGA